The DNA sequence AAATATGCACCAGACCTTCCACGCCTTCAATGACTTCCACAAAGATACCAAAATCGGTCAGATTGACCACTCTGCCGGTGACTTCGCTATTGAGTGGGAATTTCTCATCCAGATTTTTCCATGGATCTTCTGTCAACTGTTTGATACCGAGAGACAGACGTTCCTGATCGACATCAATATTCAGAATCTTGACTTCAATTTCATCACCTTTCTTGGTGAATTCAGAAGGTTTGCGCTGGCGCTGGCCCCATGAAATATCAGAAATGTGAACGAGTCCATCAATCCCTTCTTCCAATCCGACAAAGATACCGAAATCGGTGACGTTGCGTACTTTACCGGTAACGACACTTCCGACAGGGTAGCGTTCCATCGCCAGTTTCCATGGATTAGGCAGAGCTTCTTTCATGGAGAGAGAGATTCGTTTGCGTTCGACATCCAGTTCCTTGACAACCGCTTCTACCACATCATTGAGTTGTACCACTTTGGAAGGATGGCGGATTTTCTTGGTCCATGACATTTCTGAAACGTGAATCAAACCTTCCACACCGGGTTCGAGTTCGATGAATGCGCCATAATCGGTAAGGCTGACAATTTTGCCACCAATGCGGGTTCCAACAGGATATTTTTCTGCCACATTGTTCCAGGGGTTTGCTGATTTTTGTTTGAGGCCCAGAGAAACTTTCTGATCATCGGCATCATATTTGAGAACCATGACTTCCACTTCGTCACCCATGGCAAACATTTCTGAAGGATGAACAATTCGTCCCCAGGTAATATCCGTGATATGCAACAATCCATCGACTCCGCCCAAATCAATAAATACACCGTAGTCAGTGATATTTTTGACATGACCTTTGATGAGAGCACCTTCTCTGAGGATTTCAAGCGTCTTTTTGCGGCGTTCTTCGCGGTCGACTTCCAGAAGGGCACGGCGTGACAGCACGATATTGCCTCGTTTCTGGTTGAATTTAAGGATGCGGAATTCAAATTTTTCCCCAAGCAGTTTGTCCAGATTGCGTACAGGTCGCAGATCCACCTGAGATCCTGGCAAAAAGGCCTTGACGCCGATATCGACAGACAATCCGCCTTTGATCCGGGCAATGATGGTTCCTCTGACAACACCGCCTTCTTCATGCAACTGGCCAATGGTTTCCCAGACTCTCAGTTTAACGGCTTTATCCTTGGAAAGGATGGTCACTCCATCTTCTGATTCAAGGGCTTCCACATAAACTTCCACGTCATCACCGACATTGGCGACAATCACACCATCTTCATTCAGAAATTCCTGAACAGGCACCAGGCCTCTGGATTTGTAGCCAATATCAACAAACGCGTAATCTTTGCTGACTTCCATGATTTTTCCAACGGTGATTTCCTGTTCTACCAGTCTGGTCAGCGTGGAATCGTAAAGTTGTTCAAAATCCTCATTTTCTTCAATAAAAACAAGGTTGGATTGGGATTGCTCGGGGGTGCTGTTTGAAAGGGTTTCAGTTTCTGACATATCACTCATTTAGTAATAACAAACCAGTTGTAAGAACCAGTCTGGAAAAGGTTATTAATTATTGTTTCTGCTCAATCATTCACGCGAATGATCAAATTCTATAATCACAGCCAAGGTGAAGCGCCGAAAAATGCCTGTCTCACAATAAATTGTCAATGCTTTTTCAACATTTAAGGATCTTTAGATGATGCCGTGGACTGGTCTTCAGATGACTATGAGTCAAAAAAACCTGATAGCGTCCCTTGCGTTACCAAAAATAAAGATGTTATAAGCAAATCAGTATGTGTGGCTTGTTTGGTTTGAATCACTGACCTGGGTCACAATGCGTTCCGTGAAATTTTTGGTGATGGATGGATATGGTATTACTGAAACAGCCTGTGTTTGTGTTGCTGATTGTCGTGATTTTAGGGCTGGCGATTGGAAAGCTGAAATATAAAAGTTTTGAACTGGGTTCGTCGGCAGTGATCTTTGTGGCATTGTTGTCAGGTTATTTAGGCTACACAATTCCATCGGTATTCCAGACACTTGGTCTAGTTTTTTTCATATACTCTATCGGACTTCAGGCAGGGCCGGGTTTTATCAGCTCATTTCGCAGTGAAGGGCTGACGCTCACACTGGGCGCACTTTTTCTTGTCGTAGCGGGAATGCTCACCACCATTGGCGTCTGTCTATTTTTTGGCTATGGCAGTGGGGTCGGCGCTGGTTTGTTTGCCGGAGCCATGACCAGTACTCCGGGCCTGGCGGTTGCGGTGGATCTGACGACTGGCAAAAATGCCGCCGCGGCCTATGGCGTGACTTACAGTTTTGGTGTTATTGGTGTGATCCTGTTTGTCAAGTTGCTGCCACAAATTCTCAAAATTGATATTCCCCATGAAGAACAGCAGATTCAGGAAGAAATTTCCGCTCAGCATCCACCTGTCACGTATCATCATATCGTGGTGAACAATCCTAACATTTTCAATAAAATGGTGATGGAAATCAAACTGGACCATATCGCGCCGGTTTCCATCACGCGTTTGCAGCGGTCCGGAGAAAATATTGCGCACCTTGTTTCTGGAAACACCGTATTGCAGGAAGGCGACCGATTGAGAATTGTCGGGACCGAAGAGGATCTCCAGAAAGTGGAAATGATGGTTGGCCGTAGAACCGATGAGGATATCCATTTTGACGGGGATATGGTGGTTCGGCAGATTCTTGTTTCCAAACGAAGGGTGATTGGCAACACGATCAGTTCATTGAATTTCGGCAGTACTTTCAACGTGAGGGTTTCCCGATTGACACGGAGTGGGTTTGATCTTCCTGCCAGTGCCAGCATCCGTTTAAGAATGGGAGATGTGTTGCATCTGGTGGGGAATTCCCAATCCATCGATAATATTGCCCGACTGCTGGGGAATGATGTCAAATCCGTTTATGGTACGGATGTGTTCACCGTTCTGCTTGGAATGATGATTGGTTTTGTCGTGAGTATTGTGCCTGTTTATTTACCCGGTGTGGGAGAACTGACCCTGGGCATTACGGGTGGAGTTCTGTTTGCGGGACTGATTCTGGGATACCTTTACAGCACAGGTCCATTGGTTTGGGATATTCCGGTGACAGGCAATAATTTTATTCGGGAACTGGGCCTGGTGCTGTTCCTTGCGTCCGTTGGGACCAATGCTGGGTCGTCGATTGTTCAAACCATTCAGGAGCAGGGCATGGGATTGTTCGTATCGGGCATTGCTGTGACTTTGATTCCCATGATATTGGGATTCCCCTTTTGTTATTATTTCCTGAAAATCAGATTTTTGAGAACCTTGGGGGTGTTGACGGGCGGGATGACCAGTACTCCCGGATTGGCCTCAACCACATCATTGTCTGACACTCCACATGCGGCATCCGCTTACGCTACGGTTTATCCTGTGGCACTGATCGGCATGATTGTCTGCACCCGATTTCTGGTCTGGTTGCTCAACATAATTAATCCCTGATGTGAGTTACTGCTATAGTCATCGTTTCGCTAGTCATCGGGACGGCGATACCTGGGCTACTGTCTTCAATAGGTATGTTTCCGTAAAGATTCCGGTAGTTGCTTTAGACTATCGCCTGAAAATCGGTGAAACGATGACTATGGTCTCCTATGACATTTTTTCAAACCCAACCATTGTGCTACGCCAACAAGCCTCAGGGCTGTTCATTTCTCCTTATTTTGAACGTCAACCGGATGGTAGGCGGGGATTACATGCCCCGCAAACGCCAAAAATCGTATTTTTGACGGGCACGTAGTCCCGTCCTACCAGAGAAGTGAACAGCCCTGTAACAAGCCTGAACAAAAAAACTGATCAATTCATCGGAATCTCTCTGGCCAGATAGGCATCAAAATCGGGCACCTGACGTTCATAAGAGTCATTCATGAACGGAGATGAGGTCAGAAAATCCAGGGATGCCAGATTACAGGCAATGGGAATGTTCCATACCGACGCGATTCTCAGGAGTGCCTTGACATCAGGGTCATGCGGTTGTGGCGACAAGGGATCCCAGAAAAAAATCAGGAAATCAATGTGGCCTTCGACAATCTGGGCACCAATCTGCTGATCACCACCCAAGGGACCACTGTGATACC is a window from the SAR324 cluster bacterium genome containing:
- a CDS encoding 30S ribosomal protein S1, producing MSDMSETETLSNSTPEQSQSNLVFIEENEDFEQLYDSTLTRLVEQEITVGKIMEVSKDYAFVDIGYKSRGLVPVQEFLNEDGVIVANVGDDVEVYVEALESEDGVTILSKDKAVKLRVWETIGQLHEEGGVVRGTIIARIKGGLSVDIGVKAFLPGSQVDLRPVRNLDKLLGEKFEFRILKFNQKRGNIVLSRRALLEVDREERRKKTLEILREGALIKGHVKNITDYGVFIDLGGVDGLLHITDITWGRIVHPSEMFAMGDEVEVMVLKYDADDQKVSLGLKQKSANPWNNVAEKYPVGTRIGGKIVSLTDYGAFIELEPGVEGLIHVSEMSWTKKIRHPSKVVQLNDVVEAVVKELDVERKRISLSMKEALPNPWKLAMERYPVGSVVTGKVRNVTDFGIFVGLEEGIDGLVHISDISWGQRQRKPSEFTKKGDEIEVKILNIDVDQERLSLGIKQLTEDPWKNLDEKFPLNSEVTGRVVNLTDFGIFVEVIEGVEGLVHISEVDTSIPKGKLAEFYPVGTTVMSRVIKIDPEERRLGLSILEIVGAVVPPVPATAPVEGQPQETSSEKAAE
- a CDS encoding transporter, producing the protein MVLLKQPVFVLLIVVILGLAIGKLKYKSFELGSSAVIFVALLSGYLGYTIPSVFQTLGLVFFIYSIGLQAGPGFISSFRSEGLTLTLGALFLVVAGMLTTIGVCLFFGYGSGVGAGLFAGAMTSTPGLAVAVDLTTGKNAAAAYGVTYSFGVIGVILFVKLLPQILKIDIPHEEQQIQEEISAQHPPVTYHHIVVNNPNIFNKMVMEIKLDHIAPVSITRLQRSGENIAHLVSGNTVLQEGDRLRIVGTEEDLQKVEMMVGRRTDEDIHFDGDMVVRQILVSKRRVIGNTISSLNFGSTFNVRVSRLTRSGFDLPASASIRLRMGDVLHLVGNSQSIDNIARLLGNDVKSVYGTDVFTVLLGMMIGFVVSIVPVYLPGVGELTLGITGGVLFAGLILGYLYSTGPLVWDIPVTGNNFIRELGLVLFLASVGTNAGSSIVQTIQEQGMGLFVSGIAVTLIPMILGFPFCYYFLKIRFLRTLGVLTGGMTSTPGLASTTSLSDTPHAASAYATVYPVALIGMIVCTRFLVWLLNIINP
- a CDS encoding methylglyoxal synthase, with the protein product MSIPIKNKTMHARKRIAMVAHDHKKQELLSWALQHKTMLEKHELFSTGTTGKLLSQHLNLPITGYHSGPLGGDQQIGAQIVEGHIDFLIFFWDPLSPQPHDPDVKALLRIASVWNIPIACNLASLDFLTSSPFMNDSYERQVPDFDAYLAREIPMN